The sequence TAATTAAAAAAGTGGGGATGGGCATCGCCTCACTCAAAAACGGTCAATCATCTCTTAAGATGAAAGACAAGAAGCATACAGTGTAATCTTTGATTCGGTGTAGGAGTATGTCACTTCAAACATCTCGAAGTTCGTGAAATTCCCAAACTACTTCTACAGATGCGTTAATCAGAGTTCTTTTGGCAAAGTGTAACACAGTATTTATTGGATTAAATTATCCCCAGGTAATTTAGGGACTAAAACAGGGTAATTATCCTCCATTTTAACCTCATAAGAAACTCGGGTAGAACCAGAAGGACAGCATAAGGCGTCTGTTTCACTGTAACGATTAAAAGTAGCTGCTAGATAACCCTCTCTATACAAATCAACGCTAACTAAACTACCATCAGTGCGAGGATACATCTCTACAGGAGATAAAGTACCAGAAAATTGACCGTCAGTAAAGACAAATACATTATAGTATGACGGGCGACACATACCATCAGCATCAGCCATGGCTGTAATTACTTTAGTCGCTCCAAATACTTGAGATGCTCCTGTAAGAGTCCATCCTGCAGCTTCTAACAGTTCATCTTCAGGAAAAATAGCAGGACGATTATTATCTAGACAATTAGCTAAATTACCTCCACCCTCTATCTCAGGTGCAGTAGGGATAGCAGCGTTAGGATTATTCCAATTAACATTATCTTCTAACCAAACACCATTAGCAAGGATTAAACCCAAAAACAAACTAGCAATTTTAATCATTAACTCATTGAACCATTTATTCAATTCTCTAGTCTATATTAATAAACCAGTCGGTGAGGATAAACTTGTAGAGTGTTGGCTAATGAGCTAGATAAGATTACAGACAGAGAATTAGTACTCAAAGCTACTAGAGGCGATCAACAAGCTTTTCGTTTACTCTATCGTCGTTATCAACCTAGAGTTCGCTCAACTTTGTATCAACTTTGTGGTAATTTCTGCTTAGATGATTTGGTACAGGAAGTCTTTCTTAAAGCTTGGAAAAACTTACCTAAGCTTAGAGAAGTGGCTTATTTTTCCACTTGGCTTTATCGTATCACTTGGAATGTAGCTAATGATCATCGTCGTAAGTTTGCACAACAAAAACAAAGGTCAGAAAACCTGATATTGCTCGATAATCAACCACAATCACTCGATGTGATGGAATTACACTATCAGGATTTAATCTGGCGAGGTTTACAAACCTTAAGTTTTGACCATCGCGCTGTACTAATTCTCCATGATTTAGAAGATTTACCCCAAAAAGAAATCGCCCAAATTCTTGAGATTCCAGTAGGTACGGTTAAATCTCGTTTGTTCCACGCCCGTAATGCTATGCGTACTTTTCTACAGCAACAAGGATTAGATTTATGAGTAAATTCTCCCCAGATGATCCCAAATTAAGCGCCTTCTTGCGTCAATATCGACCTCTTCCTCCTGATGCTTCTATTGATTTAGAAGTTGAGTTGATGGATAGTCTCCCTCCTAGAGTAAAAAAAACTAAGTATTTACCTTGGTTGTTAACAGCGATCGCCACTGGTTTATTACTCACTTGGACTGGTTATCAAAATTATCGACCAATTCTGAGATATACCTCAATTCAACGAGATTTAGAAGCTTTTCTCATAGATAATTGGGAAGAAACCCTGGAAATGGAAATTAGTGCTATTGAATGGTAAGGGAGATTTTAATTATGTTATTACGTCGTTTTTCTTTAATTGGAGCTTTAGTTATCCTTGGTTTAGCTACTCCACAATTTACGAGTCAATCTTTCGCTCAACCTTGGTTTAATAATTCTAATAACTCTAGTCTCAACGTTGTTGGCGCAGGAAGGCTATTAGAAAAATTAAACCTTACTGATTCCCAAAGAGAACAAATTAGAGGAATTCAGGCTAAATATGCTGAGAATATTCAACAAAATCATCAGGATTTACACAATGCTTATGAAGAGTTGCGCACTATGATGATTGATGATACCTCAGATGAGGTTATTCGTAGTAAATATCAAGATATTATGAATATGCGTCTGAGATCCTCTGATTTACGCTTTGAAACTATGCTCGAAGTTCGTAACGTCTTAACTATCAATCAACGTCAAGAATTAGCTGATTTAATGGAACAAAGACGCGCTCATCATGGTAGAGGAATGAGAGGACCTGCACCTATAATACCGTAACAATCACTTAGACTAACGAGTTAACATTAGGCAAAATTTCTTAATAAGATTTAACATAGTAAGGAAGAACTCAAGCAAGACCATGTCAAGTAAAAAAACTCGTAGTCTCTTAATAGGTATAATTGTTTTGAGTGGAGCAGTTATAGGAATTGCACAAGGAATAAAATGGTTATCTCCACCAGTGGAATCATCCCAACAGAGAGTAATACCACCACGTCCTGTAACTACAGCAACACTCAAAACAGGAGCAGCCATCAGAACGATAAAATTATTAGGTCAAGTAGAAGCTAGTGGACAAGCAACTATTCGCAGTCGAGTAGATGGGGAAGTAAAAGAAGTCCTAGTCAAAATAGGCGATCGCCTTAACCCCAATCAAACCGTAGCGATTCTTGACGATCGCAATCAACAACTAGCTTTCTTAGCAGCACAAGCGCGACTAGCAGAAGAACAAAGTAAACTAGCTAGTTTAGAAGTAGGAACAAGATCAGAAATTATCGCCCAACGTCAGGCAGAATTAGCAGCAGCTGTAGCTAGAGAAAGTGAAGCGCAAGATAACCTTAACCGACTGACTACCCTGAGTCAAGAAGGAGCTATCAGTGAAAGAGATTTAATTCAAGCTAAAACCGCAGCTGATGCAGCTCGTAACGAAAGAATAAGAATAGAAGCCACCTTAAACGAAGCTCAATCAGGACCTACTCTCGAAGAAATAGCAGCCCAAAGAGCTATCGTACAAGGTGCTCAAATAACCCTAGAGCAAGCTCAACTAGATTTAGAAAGAACTCAAATCACTACAGACTTTATAGGAGTAGTACAAGAGCGTTTAATTAGTCCGGGAGACTATATCGAAAGTGGCGATCCAGTCATTAGCTTGATTAATCCAGAAGACATTGATATCTTTCTCGAAGTACCAGAACAACTCATCGGTCAAGTAGAAGTAGGACAAAGAGTAGAATTAAAAGCTAGAGCAATACCTGATTGGCAAGGTGAAGCTACAGTACAAGCTATTTTACCAGGTACAGAAGCGGCAACCCGTCGTCAAGTAGTGAGAATTAATTTAAATCAATCTACCTCCTCTCTGTTACCGGGAATGTCTGTACAGGGGACAATTGAATTAGCGATCGCTTCTGAAGCCAACCAATTTATTGTTCCTCGTGACGCTTTAAGCAATCGCAATGAACAATGGTTGATTTTCGGAGTGGAAAATGACCAAATACAAGAATATCCCGTAGAAATCATAGCCGATATGGGAGAAACAGTAGCCATTACTCAACCAGATTTAACTCTAGGTCAAGAAATCGTTATTTCTGGAGGTGATGCACTACATCAAGGAACAACAGTCAAGATAGTTGGGCAACAATTATGAATTTAATCGAAACAGCTGTACGCTGGAGACACGGAACATTTGTATTATTTTGTCTGTTAGCTTTATTCGGGGTATTGGCTTTATTTAATCTCCCCATAGAGTTACAACCAGGAGGAGAGACACCAGAAATAACCATTAGAACAAGTTATCCTGGTGCTAGTCCTACTGAAGTAGAAGACTTAATTACACGTCCTGTAGAAGAAGCCTTAGAAAACGTCCAAGGGATCAAAGAAATCCGCAGTACCAGTAGTCTAGGTTCTAGTAATATAACTGCTGAATTTGAATGGAATACTAATATTAATGAGCGCTTTGTCGATGTCTTGAGTAAATTACAAATAATCTCTAGTTTACCAGCAGAAGCGGGCGATCCTTCTGTACAGGTAGCTAGTGGTGATAGTCGTCCGATGATGTGGATTGCACTATCTCCTCAACCTGGCTTTAGCTCAGACGCCGATCGCTATCGAGATTTAGTCCAAGACCTGATTGTACCTAGGTTACGACAAATAGAAGGAATCGCCGATATTTCCACTCCAGGAGGTCGAGAGAAAGAAGTTGAGGTAGTTGTTGACCCCCGAGCTTTAGCAGACCGTCAATTGCGCTTAGAAGACGTAATTAACGCACTCAGGAGCAATAATCGGGACGTGCGCGGTGGACCAATGGTAGTAGGACGTAGAGAATATAGAGTACGTACCGTCAGTCGTTCTCAAGACCTTTCTGAATTAGAAGGATTTGTTATCCGTAGAGATGAAGCCGGAACTGTCTATTTAAGAGACGTTGCTACAGTACAAATGGGTCGAGAACTAGAAAATACTGTACTCTTAGTCAATGGTCAACCTACCGTAGGAATTGGGATAGAAAAGAGAATCGGTGGAAATGTACCCTCAATTAGTGAAGCAGTCAGAGGTCAATTAGTACAACTCCAAGAAGAGTTAGATAGTCGCGGTGAAGGGGTAGAGTTTTTAATCAATTACGATGAAAACGATTATATTCAACAATCTATTAGTTTAGTACAAAGTAACTTAATCATTGGTTCGATCTTGGCTGCGGTGATTTTACTATTATTCCTTGGTTCAATTCGCAGCGTCGCGGTGGTAGCTTTGACTATTCCTACTACAGTGATTACAGTATTTATCGTCTTGCAATTATTGGGACGTTCTCTCAATGTAATTAGTTTAGCGGGAATCGCTTTCGCTGTAGGGATGATTGTGGATAACGCCATCGTCGTACTCGAAAATATCTATAATCACCTTGAGCAGGGTAAATCACCCGTACAAGCGGCGATCGATGGGACTCAAGAAGTTTGGTCAGCTATGCTCGCTTCTACCCTGACTACTGTCGCTGTCTTTATCCCGATTATCTTAATCGAAGGTGAAGCCGGAAGACTTTTTACAGATATCGGTATCGCTTTAGCAAGTGCGGTTTTATTCTCTCTGTTTGCTGCTTTAACCTTAGTTCCGATGTTATCGGGTTTGTTTTTACGCGCTCATGGAACAGAAGGACTTCAACCCCGTAATCGGTTAGAAAGAATAGTTAGTAAAGTTGCTAATCTCTTTGGAGTTATTGAAAGCAAATTAGAAAATTTCCTCCTTTTAAGTGTAGCTTGGTCATTAGGACAAGGAAGACGTTGGCGACGATTATTTTTATTAGCTATCCCGATGTTATTACTTTGGACTGGAATTAATCTTCTTCCTCCCGCTGATTATCTACCCGAAGGAAACCGTAATCTCATCATGTGGTTAGCTGAACCCTTCCCTGGTACTTCTATACCTGAATCAGTCAGACTAACTGAACCTATGCGGGAATTTATCCAACAACAACCAGAAGTTGAACGTAATCTATTGATACTTAGTTCTAATCGTCGCTTGATGCTCGTTTTTTTGAAACCGGAATTAGCCACAGGTAATAACCTTAACTCTATGGTTAATCGGTTAATGCAAGCTAGTGGTAATTTTCCTGGTTTTCGTTTTCTTTTTCCTGTACGTATTCCCATCTTTAGGAATCCGGGTAAATCCTACGAAGTGCGCGTGGTTGGTCAAGATTTACAAGAATTAGACGCGATCGCCTCTCAACTCAGTGGGGAAATTCAACAATTACCAGGTGTACAAAACGTTCGTTCTAATTTCGTAGATGGAGCACCAGAATTACAGGTTATCCCCAATCGGGAAAGACTCGCAGAAGTAGGCTACCGCGAAGCAGATTTAGGTCAACTAGTAGAAGCCGCTTTAGGTGGTGTCCGCGCTTCTGAATTCGTCTCAGGAAGACGAGAACTGAATGTAACGGTAGAGTTACAAGATACCCTGGTAGAAACACCAGAAGATTTACGTCAACTCGTCATTTATGCTAATAATGGACAACAAGTACAATTAAAAGACGTAGCTACAGTTTTAGATACCACAGGACCTGACGCGATTAACCGTGTGGATTTAGAACGTGCGGTGACTCTTACGGTTAGTGTCGCTAGAGACGCACCATTAGGGACATTAGTAGAACAAACCCAACAGGATATTCTTAAACCTCTGAGTCAATCTCTACCCACTGGTTATCGTGTCCAATTGAGTGGATCTGCAGATCTCCTTAACTCAACTCTGGCGCAAATGAATTTTACCTTTTTATTCTCTCTGTTAATCACTTACTTACTCTTGGTAGCGTTGTATCGTTCCTTCCTCTATCCCGTGGTGATTATGATTACCGTTCCCATTGGGTTAACAGGAGCATTACTGGCGATCGTCATTGCTAACGCGATTCCTGGTGTAGTGATTCCCTTTGATATGATTACGCGATTAGGTTTAATCATTTTAACAGGGGTAGTAGTTAATAACGCTATTCTTTTAGTAGATAGAGCTTTACAACTACAACAGGAAGGTAAAAGTTATGATGACTCCCTCTACTACGCGACACGCGATCGCCTTCGTCCTATTTTCATGTCAGCAGGAACTACTATTATTGGGATGTTCCCCCTAGCTTTTATACCAGGTCAAGGAACAGAATTGTATCAAGGTTTAGGGTTAACTTTAATTGGAGGTTTAGCCCTATCTACATTTTTAACCCCAACAGTAGTACCAGCTATTATGGGGTTATTAAGAGATTTTACAGGTCTAAATCAGGATTAACGCCTAATTCTCGCAGTTTTGCTGCTAATTTTTCCGCTCTTTCTCGCTCACGTTGGGCATTTTCTCGCTCACGTTG is a genomic window of Gloeocapsa sp. DLM2.Bin57 containing:
- a CDS encoding periplasmic heavy metal sensor → MVREILIMLLRRFSLIGALVILGLATPQFTSQSFAQPWFNNSNNSSLNVVGAGRLLEKLNLTDSQREQIRGIQAKYAENIQQNHQDLHNAYEELRTMMIDDTSDEVIRSKYQDIMNMRLRSSDLRFETMLEVRNVLTINQRQELADLMEQRRAHHGRGMRGPAPIIP
- a CDS encoding LppP/LprE family lipoprotein; its protein translation is MIKIASLFLGLILANGVWLEDNVNWNNPNAAIPTAPEIEGGGNLANCLDNNRPAIFPEDELLEAAGWTLTGASQVFGATKVITAMADADGMCRPSYYNVFVFTDGQFSGTLSPVEMYPRTDGSLVSVDLYREGYLAATFNRYSETDALCCPSGSTRVSYEVKMEDNYPVLVPKLPGDNLIQ
- a CDS encoding efflux RND transporter permease subunit, coding for MNLIETAVRWRHGTFVLFCLLALFGVLALFNLPIELQPGGETPEITIRTSYPGASPTEVEDLITRPVEEALENVQGIKEIRSTSSLGSSNITAEFEWNTNINERFVDVLSKLQIISSLPAEAGDPSVQVASGDSRPMMWIALSPQPGFSSDADRYRDLVQDLIVPRLRQIEGIADISTPGGREKEVEVVVDPRALADRQLRLEDVINALRSNNRDVRGGPMVVGRREYRVRTVSRSQDLSELEGFVIRRDEAGTVYLRDVATVQMGRELENTVLLVNGQPTVGIGIEKRIGGNVPSISEAVRGQLVQLQEELDSRGEGVEFLINYDENDYIQQSISLVQSNLIIGSILAAVILLLFLGSIRSVAVVALTIPTTVITVFIVLQLLGRSLNVISLAGIAFAVGMIVDNAIVVLENIYNHLEQGKSPVQAAIDGTQEVWSAMLASTLTTVAVFIPIILIEGEAGRLFTDIGIALASAVLFSLFAALTLVPMLSGLFLRAHGTEGLQPRNRLERIVSKVANLFGVIESKLENFLLLSVAWSLGQGRRWRRLFLLAIPMLLLWTGINLLPPADYLPEGNRNLIMWLAEPFPGTSIPESVRLTEPMREFIQQQPEVERNLLILSSNRRLMLVFLKPELATGNNLNSMVNRLMQASGNFPGFRFLFPVRIPIFRNPGKSYEVRVVGQDLQELDAIASQLSGEIQQLPGVQNVRSNFVDGAPELQVIPNRERLAEVGYREADLGQLVEAALGGVRASEFVSGRRELNVTVELQDTLVETPEDLRQLVIYANNGQQVQLKDVATVLDTTGPDAINRVDLERAVTLTVSVARDAPLGTLVEQTQQDILKPLSQSLPTGYRVQLSGSADLLNSTLAQMNFTFLFSLLITYLLLVALYRSFLYPVVIMITVPIGLTGALLAIVIANAIPGVVIPFDMITRLGLIILTGVVVNNAILLVDRALQLQQEGKSYDDSLYYATRDRLRPIFMSAGTTIIGMFPLAFIPGQGTELYQGLGLTLIGGLALSTFLTPTVVPAIMGLLRDFTGLNQD
- a CDS encoding efflux RND transporter periplasmic adaptor subunit, with product MSSKKTRSLLIGIIVLSGAVIGIAQGIKWLSPPVESSQQRVIPPRPVTTATLKTGAAIRTIKLLGQVEASGQATIRSRVDGEVKEVLVKIGDRLNPNQTVAILDDRNQQLAFLAAQARLAEEQSKLASLEVGTRSEIIAQRQAELAAAVARESEAQDNLNRLTTLSQEGAISERDLIQAKTAADAARNERIRIEATLNEAQSGPTLEEIAAQRAIVQGAQITLEQAQLDLERTQITTDFIGVVQERLISPGDYIESGDPVISLINPEDIDIFLEVPEQLIGQVEVGQRVELKARAIPDWQGEATVQAILPGTEAATRRQVVRINLNQSTSSLLPGMSVQGTIELAIASEANQFIVPRDALSNRNEQWLIFGVENDQIQEYPVEIIADMGETVAITQPDLTLGQEIVISGGDALHQGTTVKIVGQQL
- a CDS encoding sigma-70 family RNA polymerase sigma factor — its product is MLANELDKITDRELVLKATRGDQQAFRLLYRRYQPRVRSTLYQLCGNFCLDDLVQEVFLKAWKNLPKLREVAYFSTWLYRITWNVANDHRRKFAQQKQRSENLILLDNQPQSLDVMELHYQDLIWRGLQTLSFDHRAVLILHDLEDLPQKEIAQILEIPVGTVKSRLFHARNAMRTFLQQQGLDL